One Desulfobulbus oligotrophicus DNA segment encodes these proteins:
- a CDS encoding IS5 family transposase: protein MRGPDIQQQKLFSYLSPESRVPQTHPLRPIRIMADKALKELSPVFRELYSRTGRPSIPPEQLLRSLLLQILYSIRSERMLVEQLDYNLLFRWFVGLSMDEAIWDHSVYSKNRERILHSDLAVMFLRSICSQAEAAGLLSDDHFTVDGTLIETWASLKSFRPKDEEPPVSTGGNRNPAVDFHGKKRRNDTHASVTDPESRLFRKGKGKEARLCFMGHVLMENRNGLVVDTRLTQATGTAEREAALSMASDIPGTHRVTIGADKGYDCKEFVDDLRSLTVTPHVAQKVKGSAIDGRTTRHAGYAVSRKKRKRVEEIFGWMKTVAWLRKARYKGEEKIDWLFTLSAAAYNMVRMRNLGVVASG from the coding sequence ATGCGCGGACCTGATATTCAGCAACAGAAATTGTTCAGCTATCTCTCCCCCGAATCCCGAGTTCCCCAAACGCATCCCCTGCGCCCTATCCGAATCATGGCTGATAAAGCGCTGAAGGAACTCTCTCCCGTGTTTCGGGAACTCTACTCACGAACAGGACGACCATCGATTCCGCCCGAGCAACTGCTTCGCTCCCTGCTGCTGCAAATCCTTTATTCGATCCGGAGCGAGCGGATGTTGGTGGAACAGCTTGATTACAATCTTCTTTTTCGCTGGTTTGTCGGCCTGTCCATGGATGAAGCAATTTGGGATCACTCCGTCTATTCCAAAAACAGGGAGCGCATTCTGCACAGTGATCTTGCGGTGATGTTCTTGCGATCCATCTGTTCCCAAGCCGAGGCAGCCGGACTCTTGTCTGACGACCATTTCACCGTTGACGGCACACTGATCGAAACGTGGGCATCGCTGAAGAGCTTTCGGCCCAAAGATGAGGAGCCTCCGGTCTCTACCGGCGGCAACCGCAATCCGGCAGTGGATTTCCACGGGAAAAAGCGTCGCAATGACACGCACGCATCGGTCACCGATCCAGAATCCCGGCTGTTCAGAAAAGGAAAAGGCAAGGAGGCCAGGCTCTGCTTCATGGGGCATGTGCTGATGGAAAATCGGAACGGTTTGGTCGTCGATACCCGCCTGACCCAGGCAACCGGGACGGCGGAGCGCGAGGCCGCCCTTTCCATGGCTTCGGATATTCCGGGCACACATCGAGTCACCATCGGCGCGGACAAAGGGTATGACTGCAAGGAGTTCGTCGATGACCTGCGCAGCCTGACCGTTACTCCACATGTAGCACAGAAAGTCAAAGGCTCCGCCATCGATGGCCGGACCACCCGTCATGCAGGTTATGCCGTGAGTCGGAAGAAACGCAAACGGGTGGAAGAGATATTTGGCTGGATGAAGACCGTCGCCTGGTTGCGCAAAGCCAGGTACAAGGGTGAGGAAAAGATTGACTGGCTCTTCACGCTCTCAGCGGCAGCCTACAACATGGTCCGAATGCGTAATCTGGGGGTAGTTGCCTCCGGGTAG
- a CDS encoding DUF748 domain-containing protein gives MSHVFLFFNSLLDLKNFRLEDTNEELLVGFNRLHIDLDPSVSLIRLAPVVRTIQLDQPDIQLILDKNGVSNFERLMPPADPDEPDSADASSLFPFILQNARMHEGQLTVIDQRQSTPARLVLHNMTFEVKELSSLKERQGQYGWTMAVKDTGSLQGGGTISLTPFRTVGNVEIKDLPFFSLWQFLRDSTNLEEPSGQLDFSTQYAVGLENDTDQLLLTETQLSLADTALRLHQEKTDLFTLKKCRIDAPAIDLVTRKIQIAQILLEDGTVDGRINESGVVNFEQILREATTQTATSSAVQPAQAPITNDTTEKQPAEAPSTPQADTPFMVAIEAVDITNIAVQMEDLSHKSPLHAEVTELNLHLQANIEAAAAKTAVLVQNIGTELKGISLGTAPSEPPLFAAEQIVAENGDFDLIGQSITIDRIAVARGRLDAGLDPQGALNWQTMLEPKNTTAVRSPGESVPAQEESAWKFLVRTFEINDFSSQFTDQTTGSKKPVQSLKNIQIRCTNIDGQSPMGISIGARIEQGGSLSIKGTINPSIPSVDAEIQADSLNLVSLQPYLAQQANLLLQSAAISTKGRLHYGIPGKKYATAYEGSFSFNDLLLTHADNPKKPYFSWKAVQIPQFRLTLEPNRFEAREIILVQPMTEMIIEEDATLNLAKVIKEAPPAKTTSKAKKTPEKTTAKKQKQEDFAFQISKIGIEQGNMVFADLSLRPQFMTRIHDLKGTITGLSSAENAQADVQINGMVDRFGTAKISGRINTSDVPRDSKIDVDFRNVEMKNLSPYSGRFAGRLIKSGKVSASLKYTFHDHKMIGDNKIIIDKLALGDRVDTPDSSSLPLDLAIAILQDSNGRIDIGLPISGNLDDPEFSFGSIAWKAFSGLITKLATSPFRMIGGLLGGDEEDNDAIMFAQGQTALPPPEKEKLLKLAEALQDRPQLKLVLQGQYNAKADGNELQQDSIRTEVFRKLGFKPEPDTLSSPLNFSDSSTQDALEELYTERFGKKALEELEQNIAAGTVTPRMPTTPEPVRLSEPGFFCKIIESIQIRNILPGGMSQEEATLWSGELYTQLSENEKVTETRLLQLADKRAQAVAELLEREGQIAADRLQTLKADPLRKDEPPSVVLSLDAM, from the coding sequence TTGTCTCATGTTTTCCTGTTTTTCAACAGCCTGTTAGATCTTAAAAACTTTCGCCTGGAAGATACCAACGAAGAACTTTTAGTCGGTTTTAATCGTTTACACATTGATCTGGACCCAAGTGTCAGTCTTATACGTCTGGCCCCTGTGGTGCGTACAATCCAATTGGATCAACCCGATATACAGCTGATACTGGATAAAAACGGGGTCAGTAATTTCGAGCGGCTTATGCCTCCTGCTGATCCTGATGAACCCGACTCTGCAGACGCATCCTCTTTGTTTCCATTTATTCTCCAAAACGCCAGGATGCATGAGGGGCAGCTGACGGTCATTGATCAGCGCCAAAGTACACCTGCCCGGCTGGTTCTTCACAATATGACCTTTGAGGTGAAAGAACTTTCCTCTCTCAAGGAGAGGCAGGGACAGTATGGATGGACAATGGCAGTGAAGGACACCGGCTCTTTACAGGGAGGTGGAACCATCAGCCTTACGCCTTTTCGCACGGTGGGCAACGTGGAGATAAAAGATCTGCCATTCTTCAGTCTTTGGCAGTTTTTACGAGACAGTACCAACCTGGAGGAGCCGTCAGGGCAGCTTGACTTTTCCACACAGTATGCTGTTGGCCTGGAAAACGATACGGATCAGCTCCTGCTTACAGAAACACAACTCTCTCTTGCCGACACTGCCCTTCGTCTTCATCAGGAAAAGACAGATCTTTTCACCTTGAAAAAGTGCCGGATCGATGCTCCTGCCATCGATCTGGTCACCCGGAAAATCCAGATCGCACAGATTCTTCTGGAAGATGGAACTGTTGATGGCCGGATTAACGAATCCGGCGTTGTAAATTTCGAACAGATCCTCCGGGAGGCGACCACACAGACAGCAACATCATCGGCTGTTCAACCTGCTCAGGCACCCATCACCAACGATACCACTGAAAAACAACCTGCAGAGGCACCTTCAACGCCACAGGCGGACACGCCATTTATGGTTGCTATAGAGGCGGTCGACATTACAAACATTGCTGTTCAGATGGAGGATCTCAGCCACAAAAGCCCGCTCCACGCCGAGGTCACAGAGCTCAACCTGCACCTGCAGGCCAACATAGAGGCTGCTGCTGCCAAGACTGCTGTTCTTGTGCAAAACATCGGCACCGAACTTAAAGGCATCAGCCTTGGCACTGCACCATCGGAGCCCCCCCTGTTTGCTGCAGAACAGATTGTCGCGGAAAACGGCGATTTTGATCTCATCGGTCAATCGATCACCATTGACCGTATTGCGGTAGCCAGGGGACGACTTGATGCCGGCCTTGATCCGCAGGGCGCACTCAACTGGCAAACAATGCTGGAACCAAAAAACACCACTGCTGTGCGTTCCCCTGGCGAATCAGTACCGGCCCAGGAGGAGTCTGCCTGGAAATTCCTGGTCAGAACCTTTGAGATAAACGATTTCTCCTCCCAATTTACAGACCAGACAACAGGATCGAAAAAACCGGTACAGAGCTTAAAGAACATCCAGATCCGTTGCACCAACATTGATGGTCAATCGCCCATGGGTATTTCCATAGGTGCCCGGATCGAACAGGGTGGTTCTTTATCGATAAAAGGAACAATCAACCCATCCATACCTTCAGTTGACGCTGAAATTCAGGCAGACAGTCTGAATCTGGTCAGCTTGCAACCCTACCTTGCGCAGCAGGCAAATCTGTTGTTACAGTCTGCTGCGATCAGTACAAAGGGGCGACTGCACTACGGTATACCCGGGAAAAAGTATGCAACCGCCTATGAGGGCAGTTTCAGCTTCAACGATCTGCTTTTAACCCATGCTGACAATCCGAAAAAACCATACTTCAGCTGGAAAGCAGTACAGATACCGCAGTTCCGTCTCACTCTGGAGCCCAACCGGTTCGAAGCCCGAGAAATTATCCTTGTTCAACCGATGACAGAGATGATCATAGAGGAGGATGCAACCCTCAATCTGGCCAAGGTCATAAAAGAGGCACCACCGGCAAAAACAACCTCCAAGGCAAAGAAAACACCGGAAAAAACCACGGCAAAGAAACAAAAACAGGAGGATTTTGCCTTTCAGATCAGTAAAATTGGGATTGAGCAAGGGAACATGGTGTTTGCAGATCTGAGCCTGAGGCCTCAGTTCATGACCCGTATACATGATCTGAAAGGCACGATAACCGGCCTGTCATCAGCTGAAAACGCACAGGCGGACGTCCAGATAAACGGTATGGTTGATCGCTTTGGTACTGCAAAGATCAGTGGTCGGATCAATACCAGCGATGTGCCGCGGGACTCGAAAATCGATGTGGATTTCCGGAATGTTGAGATGAAAAACCTCTCTCCCTATTCCGGAAGATTTGCCGGCCGTCTGATCAAATCCGGCAAAGTTTCAGCCAGTCTGAAGTACACCTTCCACGACCACAAGATGATCGGTGACAACAAGATCATCATTGACAAGCTGGCCCTGGGTGATCGCGTAGATACTCCGGATTCATCCAGCCTGCCACTGGACCTGGCCATCGCCATACTGCAGGATTCCAATGGCCGTATAGACATCGGACTACCGATCTCGGGAAATCTCGACGATCCGGAATTCAGTTTTGGTTCCATTGCATGGAAGGCCTTTTCCGGCCTCATTACAAAACTGGCAACATCACCATTCAGGATGATCGGCGGCTTGTTGGGAGGCGATGAAGAGGACAACGATGCTATTATGTTTGCTCAGGGACAAACTGCTCTCCCGCCACCGGAAAAAGAAAAACTTCTGAAACTGGCAGAGGCTCTCCAGGATCGGCCACAGTTAAAACTGGTGCTTCAAGGACAGTACAATGCCAAAGCGGACGGCAATGAGCTGCAACAGGATAGCATCAGAACAGAGGTTTTCCGTAAACTCGGGTTCAAACCAGAGCCGGACACATTAAGCTCGCCATTGAACTTCAGTGACAGTTCTACACAAGATGCGCTGGAAGAACTGTACACGGAACGGTTCGGTAAAAAAGCCCTGGAAGAATTAGAACAAAATATCGCTGCCGGTACGGTTACCCCGCGTATGCCCACGACACCGGAACCGGTTCGGCTCAGTGAACCCGGCTTTTTCTGTAAAATCATTGAGAGTATCCAGATTCGTAATATCCTGCCCGGTGGTATGAGTCAGGAAGAGGCGACACTGTGGTCTGGTGAACTGTATACCCAACTCTCTGAAAATGAAAAAGTGACTGAAACACGCTTGCTCCAACTTGCCGACAAACGAGCCCAGGCTGTTGCTGAGCTGCTGGAGCGTGAAGGGCAGATTGCTGCGGATCGTCTCCAGACCCTGAAGGCAGACCCACTCAGAAAGGATGAACCTCCTTCGGTTGTGTTAAGCCTTGATGCCATGTAA
- a CDS encoding MFS transporter, with amino-acid sequence MPTPAPVDSQSALERSALFVATLTSFMGPFMISSVNVALPAIQSELNMTAVELSWVATSYLLAVALALLPAGKIADMYGRKKIFSLGLFVYTLASTVAAFATSTFVLLVLRGVQGLGAGMFVTTGMAILTSVFPAHKRGQAIGMYVAAVYIGLSVGPSVGGLLVQQFGWRSIFLLMLPLGAGSSAITFHFLKGEWVDERQQRFDLNGCLIYTTALLALIIGVTILPSTFSLLLVPSGIAGLVVFFYHQKRTAYPLFEVHLFANNRTFIFSSLAALLNYSANFAITFLMSLYLQYLKGLPPQRAGLLLVAQPIMMALFSPLAGRLSDRIEPRLIASLGMAITVIGMVIFTGLGYRTDLSVIVANLLLLGFGFALFSSPNTSAIMGSVTREHYGTASGIVATMRLMGQMTSMAIATVVLALLIGHKPIGPTNFDQFLISIRIVFTISALLCSAGVAFSLFRGRIR; translated from the coding sequence ATGCCGACACCTGCTCCTGTTGACTCACAGTCTGCCCTGGAACGGTCTGCCCTGTTTGTGGCAACCCTCACCTCTTTTATGGGACCGTTCATGATCTCATCGGTCAACGTTGCTCTGCCCGCCATCCAAAGTGAGCTGAACATGACTGCTGTGGAGTTAAGCTGGGTGGCGACTTCCTATTTACTGGCCGTTGCTCTTGCTCTGTTACCGGCAGGGAAGATAGCTGACATGTATGGTCGCAAAAAAATCTTCAGCCTGGGCCTGTTTGTCTACACGCTGGCGTCCACTGTTGCCGCCTTTGCCACCAGCACTTTCGTACTGTTGGTGTTACGTGGTGTACAGGGTCTGGGAGCAGGTATGTTCGTCACCACCGGTATGGCCATCTTAACTTCAGTCTTTCCGGCGCACAAACGAGGTCAGGCGATCGGCATGTACGTTGCCGCTGTTTACATCGGCCTCTCTGTCGGGCCGTCTGTCGGCGGCCTTCTTGTTCAACAGTTCGGATGGCGCTCAATTTTTCTGCTCATGCTGCCGCTTGGGGCCGGATCCAGTGCTATCACTTTCCACTTTCTCAAAGGCGAGTGGGTTGATGAGCGTCAACAACGTTTCGACTTGAACGGTTGCCTTATCTACACAACCGCACTCCTGGCTCTGATCATTGGTGTCACGATTCTGCCGTCCACCTTCAGTCTGCTTCTCGTCCCATCAGGAATCGCAGGGCTGGTGGTCTTCTTTTATCATCAGAAACGAACCGCCTACCCACTGTTTGAAGTGCACCTGTTTGCCAATAACCGGACCTTTATCTTCTCAAGTCTGGCCGCCCTGCTGAACTACTCGGCAAACTTTGCCATCACTTTTTTAATGAGCCTTTACCTGCAGTATCTCAAAGGGCTGCCACCGCAACGTGCCGGACTGCTCCTGGTTGCACAGCCAATAATGATGGCTTTATTTTCTCCTCTTGCCGGCCGGCTTTCGGATCGGATCGAACCGCGACTGATCGCCTCTCTGGGTATGGCGATCACTGTGATCGGCATGGTGATTTTTACCGGTCTTGGCTACAGAACTGATCTTTCAGTCATTGTGGCCAATCTGCTCCTGCTTGGTTTTGGTTTTGCGCTGTTTTCCTCACCCAACACAAGTGCCATCATGGGGTCTGTTACCAGAGAACATTATGGGACAGCATCCGGAATCGTAGCCACCATGCGACTTATGGGACAGATGACAAGTATGGCTATTGCCACGGTGGTACTCGCCTTACTGATCGGCCATAAACCCATAGGGCCCACTAACTTTGATCAGTTTCTCATCAGTATACGCATTGTTTTTACCATTTCCGCACTGCTGTGTTCAGCCGGGGTCGCCTTCTCTCTTTTTCGCGGACGTATTCGCTGA